A section of the Streptomyces sp. NBC_01591 genome encodes:
- a CDS encoding 2-oxo acid dehydrogenase subunit E2, translating to MAELFRMPAVAADAATAVLSAWQVAEGASFTKDDALVSIETDKAEVDVSAERDGVLLKTLYEAGVEIEVGDPIAVLGAVGEQAGDLDALLAELGVGVTAPGEARQAVRRDVPEEPIAERPAAPESPAPSAAPSSGEPDRGGRVFSSPLARRLAREADLDIEVLTGTGPGGRIVRRDVEAAVAVRRTPATEAPVAPALPVAASVPQAAAHADTIDSGDHEDIPHSRMRRAIARRLTESKQHTPHFYLRATCAVDELLALRQRINAVSPVKISVNDLLIKAVATAHTQVPEMNAVWRPDAVRRFRTVDVSVAIATDTGLVTPVLRGIENLSVSAIATRTRAYAEQARSGALRPADLEGGSITVSNLGMYGVEEFAAIINPPQAAILAIGAARDEAVVRDGAVTAAKVLGVVLSVDHRPADGAVAARWLAAFTEAVENPVRLVV from the coding sequence ATGGCAGAACTGTTCCGAATGCCCGCCGTGGCCGCCGATGCGGCAACGGCCGTGCTGTCCGCCTGGCAGGTGGCGGAGGGAGCGTCGTTCACGAAGGACGACGCGCTGGTCTCCATCGAGACCGACAAGGCCGAGGTGGACGTCTCCGCCGAGCGGGACGGCGTGCTGCTCAAGACGCTGTACGAGGCCGGTGTCGAGATCGAGGTCGGCGACCCGATCGCCGTGCTCGGCGCCGTCGGCGAGCAGGCCGGTGACCTCGACGCGCTGCTGGCGGAACTCGGCGTCGGTGTCACCGCGCCCGGCGAGGCCCGGCAGGCGGTGCGCCGGGACGTGCCGGAGGAGCCGATCGCCGAGCGCCCGGCCGCTCCGGAATCCCCTGCACCCTCCGCCGCGCCGTCCTCCGGGGAGCCGGATCGCGGCGGGCGCGTCTTCAGCAGTCCGCTGGCCCGCAGGCTGGCCCGGGAGGCGGATCTCGACATCGAGGTCCTCACCGGCACCGGGCCCGGCGGCCGCATCGTCAGGCGTGACGTCGAGGCCGCGGTCGCGGTCCGGCGGACTCCGGCGACGGAGGCGCCCGTGGCCCCGGCACTCCCGGTGGCCGCCTCCGTGCCGCAGGCCGCCGCCCACGCCGACACCATCGACAGCGGCGACCACGAGGACATCCCGCACAGCCGTATGCGCCGGGCGATCGCCAGGCGCCTGACGGAGAGCAAGCAGCACACCCCGCACTTCTATCTGCGGGCGACCTGCGCCGTGGACGAGCTGCTCGCCCTGCGGCAGCGGATCAACGCCGTCAGCCCGGTCAAGATCTCGGTCAACGACCTGCTGATCAAGGCCGTCGCCACGGCACACACACAGGTGCCGGAGATGAACGCGGTGTGGCGGCCGGACGCCGTCCGCCGGTTCCGTACCGTCGACGTGTCGGTCGCGATCGCCACCGACACGGGCCTGGTGACCCCGGTGCTGCGCGGTATCGAGAACCTGTCGGTGTCGGCGATCGCCACGCGGACCCGGGCGTACGCGGAGCAGGCTCGCTCCGGGGCGCTGCGCCCCGCCGACCTCGAAGGCGGCTCGATCACCGTGTCGAACCTCGGCATGTACGGGGTCGAGGAGTTCGCCGCCATCATCAACCCGCCGCAGGCCGCGATTCTGGCCATCGGCGCCGCACGTGACGAGGCGGTGGTCCGCGACGGTGCGGTCACCGCGGCCAAGGTGCTCGGGGTGGTCCTTTCCGTGGACCACCGTCCGGCGGACGGCGCCGTGGCGGCGCGCTGGCTCGCAGCCTTCACCGAGGCCGTGGAGAACCCGGTCCGGCTCGTCGTCTGA
- a CDS encoding MFS transporter, producing MSLIRGSRTPSAAIPNETPRDALGELDQRNLRRLMPLLLAAYIMSFLDRTNIGLAKERLEVDLGISAAAYGLGAGLFFLTYAISEVPSNLIMYRVGARWWITRIMLTWGVISACMAFVQGEKSFYAMRLLLGAAEAGLLPGILLYFTYWFRSEIRGRAIGLLLLGASIASVVGNPLGGLLMEMDGIGGWHGWQWMFVIEGVPCLFLAFVIFRFLPDSPAEAPWLTADEARLVQDAVTREQTEGAEAAGNGSGSGSLLTVLRDKQMLLAIFANWTHQVALYSVVYFLPGIIGGWGDLSPFTIGLLTGLPWLTAAVGAVLVPPRATTPRRSRNFVVVGLLMMFTGLVVAAVAGPVIALLGFCFTGLAFFVVQPLLFNFPATRLSGKTLAGGLALLNTIGITGGFVGPYIMGYAEDATGNHLSGLWVSIVLLALGALAATRLRFSPKS from the coding sequence ATGTCTTTGATCCGCGGTTCCCGCACGCCCAGTGCGGCCATACCCAACGAAACCCCGCGCGATGCGCTCGGCGAGCTGGACCAGCGCAATCTGCGGCGGCTGATGCCGCTGCTGCTGGCCGCCTACATCATGTCGTTCCTGGACCGGACCAACATCGGCCTGGCCAAGGAACGCCTGGAGGTCGACCTCGGCATCTCCGCCGCGGCCTACGGGCTGGGCGCCGGGCTGTTCTTCCTCACCTACGCGATCTCCGAGGTGCCCAGCAACCTGATCATGTACCGCGTGGGCGCCCGCTGGTGGATCACCCGGATCATGCTGACCTGGGGCGTCATCTCCGCCTGCATGGCCTTCGTACAGGGTGAGAAGTCCTTCTACGCCATGCGGCTGCTGCTCGGCGCCGCCGAGGCCGGGCTGCTGCCGGGCATCCTGCTCTACTTCACCTACTGGTTCCGCTCCGAGATCCGCGGCAGGGCGATCGGGCTCCTCCTGCTCGGCGCCTCCATCGCCAGCGTCGTCGGAAACCCGCTCGGCGGACTGCTGATGGAGATGGACGGGATCGGCGGCTGGCACGGCTGGCAGTGGATGTTCGTCATCGAGGGCGTCCCCTGTCTCTTCCTGGCGTTCGTCATCTTCCGGTTCCTGCCCGACAGCCCGGCCGAGGCGCCCTGGCTGACGGCGGACGAGGCCCGGCTGGTCCAGGACGCGGTCACCCGCGAGCAGACCGAGGGCGCCGAGGCGGCCGGCAACGGCTCCGGGTCCGGCTCGCTGCTGACGGTCCTGCGCGACAAGCAGATGCTGCTGGCCATCTTCGCCAACTGGACGCACCAGGTCGCCCTGTACTCCGTCGTCTACTTCCTGCCCGGCATCATCGGCGGCTGGGGCGATCTCTCGCCGTTCACCATCGGCCTGCTGACCGGACTGCCCTGGCTCACCGCGGCCGTCGGTGCCGTACTGGTGCCGCCCCGCGCGACCACACCCCGGCGCTCCCGCAACTTCGTGGTGGTCGGCCTGCTGATGATGTTCACCGGCCTCGTCGTCGCCGCCGTCGCCGGTCCCGTGATCGCCCTGCTCGGCTTCTGCTTCACCGGCCTGGCGTTCTTCGTCGTCCAGCCCCTGCTGTTCAACTTCCCCGCCACCCGGCTCTCGGGCAAGACCCTCGCGGGCGGCCTGGCACTGCTCAACACCATCGGCATCACCGGCGGCTTCGTGGGCCCCTACATCATGGGCTACGCCGAGGACGCCACCGGCAACCACCTGTCCGGCCTGTGGGTGTCCATCGTCCTGCTGGCCCTCGGCGCCCTGGCTGCCACACGGCTGCGCTTCTCCCCCAAGTCCTGA